The following DNA comes from Rosa rugosa chromosome 5, drRosRugo1.1, whole genome shotgun sequence.
TTCGAGCTGTGCAGGAAAAGCTGGTGATGTGGCTGTTTAAGAATCCTCAAGACCAGAAGCATCTGATCGAGGTCGAGCTATTTTCTTCCCTCTAGCCATCAGCTTCTTCAAGCTGCAAGATGTTGTTGAACTGAAATTGATGACTCGGAAGTTGCTGAATTTGGGAATTGGTGATGTTGATGACGTGATGTGCTGAATTGATGAACGATGAATTGGGGATCTAGGGTTCTAAGCTTGGAATCGATCAGAACGGTGAGTGATTGAGTGGTTACCGTTAGGATGAGAATTGGGGATTATCTTACCGTTAGGATCGACCTATCCAGTGTGCTCAAGTTCATATTAAGACTATAGACTCGAAAATCAACCAATCAAATGccatataaatagaaaaataagaaaaacagaATAAATGAAATTAAAACGGGCCGGGCCGAGCCTTTGCGGGATTCCTACCTTCCGAACCGAAGCCCGTCCCGTTTTAACTGAACGGGGACGGGCCCAAATAGTGGATTTTCAAGATTTCAAACCGTTCCGTCCCTCCAATTTTCGGTTCGGGATCGGTTTTCCAGTTTGaggtgcccagccctacttaAAACTCAGTTCATAGCCATGACTTAACACCATTCACCTTGTAAGCTTGGATACTCTTATGAAACTCCTTCTATATCTTAATAAAACGTGCAATTTACAATACCACAGGAGGACTattatcaaaatcaatttccctAAACCCAAATCAGGCTAGCAACATAGTCTACTCTAGCACACACAAAAAAACCATAAAAAGAGACCAAGATAACAATTAACGATCAACTCCATGAAGTGAAGCAATTAAGCCAAactggaaagaaacaaaaagaataggAAAATTTCTATGCTTTTCGATCATTATTTTCTCGATTGTTCTTCTCTATATTTTTTGTCCTTTATTCCATTTTGCAATCTTTAACATTCTACCTTAATCAAAGTTGCCCAATAATCCTCATGTATGGCTGTAAGAGAATGAGGGAGGGGGAAAGGGGGGGAGAAGAAAAGGTgcatattttatttaattttttttatctttcattttgttcattttttagaAGGGCAAAGTTGGATttaaaaatttccaaaaattgtTGGAGGTCTAAATACAATTTTagaaggtatgaatagaacttcccattagacaaataaaactttgattaagaaaaaaaacgaggagattacatcaattcaaatcatttattgtcccccaatagacgtctattcccccaaaataattttttttttataacttttttctttccttctgggcattctgccattttacccaaaaaaataaaataataataattgataTGGGCACCCATAAATTGCTCTGGGTACTGAATTGGAGATTTGGAGCAAACCCATCGTCAAACCGTCATCTTGCTTCTGCTGCCCATCCAAACACACGTAACCGGCGAGCACGTTTTTTATCAAGGCGGTTCGCCTCCAGAAGAAAACCGGGATTGAAACGGCCACCATCCAGTCAAAAATAGACCTCCGGGTAAAGCTATCCCCCTCGGCTATAGGTCGAAGTCCGAGTTGAGAAAGTTTCGAGAATCGACGTAGTCCATAACCCGGCACGAGTCCGACTCGTTCTGGCAGAGACTCAGTAACAGTCCCCGAAAATCGTTTCTGATAAGGCACGAGTCAGACTCGTCATTCAAAATCTTCCGCTGCATTATCTCTTTGTTGTACTTCTCGTGCCATGGTCTCTACATGTTCGCTCCTCGACTCCGGTAGCCGCGCACCTACCAGGTCTAATTGAAGAATCATTCAGATCGCACTCCTTGCTGCTGACGAGCGGGACCAGGATCCGAACCTGTGCAGACAAAATAGATCCAGAACAGAGTGTCCCCTGCCCCGGCGACTTAGTGCCAACGAGATCCGATGCGGCATCGACGCCAGCGTGAACaaggacgagagagagagagagaggcaatggttgtaattttttaattgggtggagggcaaaatggtcatttgttgttaaattgtgtatgtgagaacaaaaatatgttgctggggtaagtgagataatttttgcttATTTTAGTGCTTTGAGTCAAGGACccaaaaaactatatatatgagCTGACGAACAATTCATCAGTGAAAGTAATCTTCCTTTCTTTACTTGGGGTTGGTATATTACTAATCATGCATCAATATGGTTCCATAGGTTCACTGGAGCCCAGGAGGATCCACCCATGGAACTCGGTTACCAAAAAGGAACACCTCTGCCAGCGACTTCGCAGTTAGAATTAGAAATAGTTAATTGAAGTTTAGCTTTGGTGGATCAAGAAATTTCTCTCTCTAGCATGAGAGCACCTTGCCCCTACTGAGCAACCCGCACTGTAGTTAGTGCATACCCGCACTGTAGTTAGTGCTCCTTGTCCTTAGTTCATCTGTTTCCCTCTAAACTTTCCCTTATGTTCCCCTATTAACTTCTCATATTACCTAGTTCTTGGCTAATTCCTTCTCTACTTTTATTACTTGGATTACTTAATTAGCTCCTCCTTTTTTTCACACCACCTTTCCTCATGCAACTTGGTTTAGTACCTATTATTTGTTAGAGAGATTTCCTCTCAGCATTCAAAACTGATTCAGTAACTGCTGTAACAGTTTTGATATTCTGTATTTAGTCTTTAATGCTCTTCTTAGAGTTTTGTAACTATAGCTTATGTATAGCCTATATATCTGTACATTGTAAACACAATTGAATTAAGAGGAAATCATTGTTTACATGGTATCAGTAGTATAGGCTACTCACCTCGATCCTCTCTGTCTTTCTTGTCTTCCTATCCTTCCTTCCCCTCTCTCATGGCTACCACCACCTCCTCCAATCCTTCTCCCAATACTGCTAGCTTCATCAAACTCACCGAGACAAACTATCTCGTTTGGCTTCGCCAACTCAAGCCTTATCTCAAAGGGAATCAACTCTGGGGCTACATTGATGGGTCCAAACCAGCTCCTCCTCGTTTTCTACCCTCCACTACTGGCCAAATCACTGCCCAAGAACCCAATCCTGCATATGAAAAATGGCATACGACAGATCAATTGATCGTCAGTACCCTCACCACCACTCACACAGAAAACATTGCACAGCTTACCATTGGCTATGACACTTCCAAGGAGATTTGGGACTGTCTTCAACGTCACTTTTCCCAAAAGTCTATGGCAAGTGCAACCAATCTCAAAATGCAGCTCTTGGATCTCCACAAAGGCACCCAATCTATCGATGACTACCTCCGCCATGCCAAATCCATTGCTGACGCCTTGGTCTCCATCAACAAACCCGTGCCCGATGAGGATTTGGTCATTGCCACCCTTCATGGCCTTGG
Coding sequences within:
- the LOC133707878 gene encoding uncharacterized protein LOC133707878; amino-acid sequence: MKGGNDQILIGHGFVDGDQGVSNGFGMAEVVIDRLGAFVEIQELHFEIGCTCHRLLGKVTLKTVPNLLGSVIANGLGSWAVIWPVVEGRKRGGAGLDPSMLELAKPNEIVCLGEFDEASSIGRRIGGGGGSHERGEGRIGRQERQRGSR